The following coding sequences lie in one Thermodesulforhabdaceae bacterium genomic window:
- the lpxD gene encoding UDP-3-O-(3-hydroxymyristoyl)glucosamine N-acyltransferase has translation MNTSVREYSLAELAHLCGALLHGDGSTIIRGVAPITSADKEHITFVESKKYLPKDLSLIKAGAIVVHPSLVTELQMFPLIISHYPKATFAKIAQIIHGIGTSTPSGIHPTAWVEPETKVGNNVGIGPFVYVAGGSVIGDNSRIMAHCYIGQNVTIGSECLIYPGVIILDRCKIGNRVIIHSGTVIGSDGFGYAQDETGEHIKVPQTGIVVIEDDVEIGANCTIDRATFGETRIKRGSKIDNLVTIAHNVTIGEECILAGQVGVAGSSKIGNRVIMGGQVGIADHVTIGDFVMIGAKSGVASDVKPYMEIVGIPASSKEEIFKTHMNIKRLERLRKTVKDLEVTVKKLLRDWENDQGR, from the coding sequence ATGAACACCTCGGTGCGAGAATACTCTCTTGCCGAGCTTGCCCATCTCTGTGGAGCACTCCTCCACGGAGATGGTTCCACTATTATACGAGGCGTTGCCCCCATCACCAGCGCCGACAAAGAACACATTACATTTGTCGAAAGCAAAAAGTATTTACCAAAAGATCTATCGCTAATAAAAGCTGGAGCGATCGTGGTGCATCCATCCCTTGTGACTGAACTTCAGATGTTTCCACTCATTATCTCGCACTATCCAAAAGCGACCTTTGCTAAGATCGCTCAAATTATTCATGGAATAGGAACATCAACCCCATCAGGGATTCATCCTACAGCGTGGGTGGAACCAGAAACAAAAGTCGGCAACAATGTAGGAATAGGTCCTTTTGTTTACGTAGCTGGCGGAAGTGTCATTGGTGACAACAGTCGTATCATGGCTCATTGCTATATCGGGCAAAATGTAACCATCGGATCGGAATGCTTAATCTACCCGGGAGTCATTATTCTGGACAGATGTAAAATCGGGAACAGGGTCATCATCCACAGTGGAACTGTAATTGGAAGCGATGGTTTCGGCTATGCTCAGGACGAAACAGGCGAACATATAAAAGTTCCCCAGACAGGTATCGTTGTAATAGAAGATGACGTGGAGATAGGGGCAAACTGCACTATAGATCGAGCAACTTTCGGAGAAACTCGCATAAAGCGGGGATCTAAAATAGACAATCTGGTAACAATTGCTCATAATGTAACTATCGGAGAAGAGTGTATTCTAGCGGGACAGGTGGGGGTCGCCGGAAGTTCAAAAATAGGCAACAGAGTAATTATGGGGGGGCAGGTAGGCATTGCTGATCACGTAACCATTGGGGATTTTGTAATGATAGGGGCTAAGAGCGGTGTAGCCTCCGATGTAAAACCTTATATGGAGATCGTGGGAATTCCTGCATCGTCTAAAGAAGAAATATTTAAGACTCATATGAACATAAAAAGACTCGAACGTTTAAGAAAAACCGTTAAAGACCTTGAAGTTACGGTTAAAAAACTTTTGCGGGATTGGGAAAATGACCAAGGACGTTAA
- a CDS encoding OmpH family outer membrane protein, translating to MKFARRISMLASVFAVVFILGVSVSQAEQKIAFFDLDKVLSTSQWGKSVQEKLKKEESQIRSQLQTKQEELSRMREEIQSKGKMTEDSKKQKMKEFEEKRQEGEKFLLESNKKLQDLSEQLMKPLIDKIMEIVKDVAKKEKYDIVIEARRGGLVYGDDKYDITQKIIQELDKQPQTIAPSTPSTPSGTGKKK from the coding sequence ATGAAATTTGCTAGAAGAATTTCGATGCTAGCATCAGTTTTTGCGGTGGTTTTCATTCTGGGGGTGTCGGTTTCCCAAGCAGAACAAAAGATCGCTTTCTTTGATTTAGACAAGGTTTTATCTACATCCCAGTGGGGAAAATCTGTGCAGGAAAAACTTAAAAAAGAAGAAAGCCAGATTAGATCGCAACTCCAGACAAAACAGGAAGAACTCTCCAGGATGAGAGAAGAAATTCAGTCGAAAGGCAAAATGACCGAAGATTCCAAAAAGCAAAAAATGAAAGAATTTGAAGAAAAACGCCAAGAAGGCGAGAAATTTCTTCTGGAATCTAACAAAAAGTTACAAGATCTCTCTGAACAACTCATGAAACCCCTTATAGACAAAATTATGGAAATAGTAAAAGACGTAGCAAAGAAGGAAAAATATGACATCGTAATTGAAGCTAGAAGAGGTGGTTTAGTCTATGGCGATGATAAATACGATATAACTCAAAAAATCATCCAGGAACTTGATAAACAACCTCAGACCATAGCGCCATCCACGCCATCAACTCCTTCTGGCACAGGAAAGAAAAAATAA